The region gttaggagctagggttctgTTGGTTCTAGGATGGAAATTGTAGGGGAAGGATGGAGGAGGACGAAGGTTAGGGCGCGGCGGCCGACGGCTGGGCGCCGTCCTTGCGCGGTGGAGGCTGTGGCAGGGAGGAGATGGCGTAGGacaggaggaggctagggttaggtgtcccggctccctaaggaagcCGAGCAATTAAATCATGTGCTTCTTGCTTAATCTCAAAACGGGTCCTTACATGAGTTTATATAATCCTCTTAGTGATATAATTGGGCTAAGCCGCTAACACGATAAGATAACTGGGCCAGGCCCCTAACTGCCTGGGCTGTAATATATGCCACTCATAACATGTGTTTTCTGCTTTATTATTTCTGGGATAAGATGAATTGTTCCCTTTTCTTCTATCACAAGAAAGAAAAGCTGGGAGTACATTTTAGCGTGTTGTGGAGTGGAACCCGTTCAGTTTTGTTCCCCCGCATTTACAAACCATGTAAGATATAGTGAGTAGGAAACATGTATAGATATACAAACATGGTGTTCTCCATCCGCTCGTAGACTAGCTAGTACCCACTCATGGATCTCCCTCCTGGCCATACTGATGGTGCTCGTGCAGGAGCTTTGCAAGATTGATATGCAAGCTAGTACGTACTACTGTATGTTGCATACTCTCTGTCTGCTGTGAAGTCAATGTGTGGCAAATTTCACTTCATACGTACAAGAAATAATTAGCGCCTTGTACACGACGTTAAATTCCGAGTCCGGGAAAAAGTCCTCCTGGACACCCAGAGTATACAGAGCTATGggcctatctctctctctcaaaaaaaaaaagctaTGGGCCTATGGCCCAACCGTGGAGCCACAGATGCAGCGTTGTGTTTAGCTTCTGTTAGTACCATACCGCTTAGCTGGGTGAAGTAGGGCTAGTTTATAAGTCGCTCCCCGGGCAGTGTTAGCACCACACGGCAGGTGTGGTCAGCCCTTCATATTGATGAGTATTTGAATTTGAATGATGTCTCTTGagtggaagaggagaagaagaaaagaggacAAGTAAGTAAGACATGAATCGTTTGGATAGAAAAGAAATGTTACTCATCTCTGACGGGCCAAAAGCTTAGCCTGTGCCATGGACCATATATATATCATTTGCCCCACAAATTAAGCTGCAATTTTGTTACGCCGAATGCTCATACAAAGTGTGTTAATAATCAAAAGTTCCATCCATCATGTCGTTATTTGAACAAATACCCGGAAAGGAAAATGAAAACGGAGGCGGCATCCAGTGTTAAGAGACAAAGTTAGAATGCTGCAACTGTGTGAAACATATTCCTTTTGCACACACTCTCACTGCGTCAGCATCACCCTGCTAAGCTGAAACGCAATGAAGCCATGCATGGAGGAGGCGCTCAAACTTGAAAGGATTTCATTTTCGTCCCAAGATATCACAAACTGTTCAAGCGATGGATGGTCACAAGGCCCGGCTGGGACCGGGGGTATCGTTTGACATTGGCTCTGCGCGAGGGCCAGCTCCGATATTGGCCGTGGGTTTGCTTGGCATGGGAAGCTGTGTGCCTGTCTTGGTTAGCATTGCCACAACTTCAGGCATGGCAGGCCTCTGCTCAGGCAAATGCTGCATGCAGAGAAGGCCAACGTGGTCACCTGGCTAGCACTGAAAAGGCCTCTTCAGGTTCACCCACTTGCGGATCAAGAAGCTCCCCGATCTCGCATTGCTTCCACGATTCCCAGACCTGCAAAAGAAAGAAATACACGATCATACAGGGCAGCGCTCATTTTACCATACGGCCATGTTCGGAACGTGTGTTGGGGTATGGACCAAGATCACTCCTTCATAGTCAGCATCAGCTTCGCCCATTTCAGTGGGAAGAAATTACAAGACGCGTACTTGCTTGAGGAAGGAACGTTGGCTCGTGACGTGATGCAAATTTACATCAAGAGATGCAACTAATGTAAAACCGCGGCCGCCCGCCAATCATCCAACCGCCACTGCATTTCCCTTCCGCCTCGCGACCGCCCGCCCATGACCCGCCCATCCGCCGCCTCGCCGCAGCTCCCCGctcggccgccgccccgccgcagcTATCCAACGCCGCCCCGCCGTAGATCCAGACCCCCGCCGCCGTTTCCCCGGCATGGGCCGCCGCCCCACCACAACTATCAGACGCCGCCCCGCTGTAGATCCAGACCCCCGCTGCCGATTCCACCCCGCATGGGCCGCGCCTGCCGCCGCGCCACCCCATCGACTCCGNNNNNNNNNNNNNNNNNNNNNNNNNNNNNNNNNNNNNNNNNNNNNNNNNNNNNNNNNNNNNNNNNNNNNNNNNNNNNNNNNNNNNNNNNNNNNNNNNNNNNNNNNNNNNNNNNNNNNNNNNNNNNNNNNNNNNNNNNNNNNNNNNNNNNNNNNNNNNNNNNNNNNNNNNNNNNNNNNNNNNNNNNNNNNNNNNNNNNNNNNNNNNNNNNNCCCGacctcgtccgcctcctccccggccgcctccgcctccgattCGTCCTCCGCCCGGCCCCGCTCCGTCTGCCTCCTCTTCGGCCGCCTCCGTCACCGGTCCGTTCGCCACCCCGCTCCGTCCGCCTCCGCCCCGCGCCGTGCACGCCATCGCCCCGACTCGCTCCCTGCTCGGCCTCCGCCCGCTCCCCGATGTCGCCGAAGTAGACGCCGAAGGGCAAGTCCGGTTTCTTCGGCGTGAGGGCGAAGCCCTCCGGGAACTTCAGAGTGGAGTTGCTGGTTCTTACTCATTTGATGGTGGTGCGGGTGCCGGGATGATCTTACGTGATGTTGCTGGTATTGTCATCTTCTCATCTTGCAGCAGAGCCCTGTTCTCGTGCAGAGATGCCCTAGAAGCAAAGTTGTGCGCATGTATGGAAGGACTGTCTTTCGCAAATTAACGTCCTGATCGTCCAATCGAAGTCGAGATGGACTCGAGTACATCAGTGGCTATGATTTATTGTGGCGAGGTGGACCGGTCGGTTTATGCTTCACTGGTTGGCGAAATTAAGTTACTATTGAGTCTTAGGCAATCTTGTATTACTCTTGTTCCTCGTAAAAATAAAGAGAGTGATAGGCTAGCTAGTTTTGCTAGAGTCGAGCAATTAAGTGGGTCGGTTCGAGCCCGGAGGATGTTTTGAAGTTTGTCCAAGAGGATTGTAAGGACTTGATAATTGAGTAATACAAGTATTattcccgcaaaaaaagaaaaggaacaGAAAAACAGATACGGATAGTTGTGGATTGCAATTGTACATATAAATGATACTAGATTGATTTGATACGGCACGCATGCATTGCAGTATGTAGGAAACATGTATGTATAGATATCCGAACATCCTGTTCTCCATCTGCTCGTAGACTAATACCCACTAACCGATCTCCCTCCTTGTCCTGGCCATATTAATGGTACTCGTACAGGAGCTTAGCAAGATTGATATGCAACCAAATACGCACTACTGTATGTTGCAAATTTCACTTCATATGTACAGTAGCGCCCCCGTGGGGGATCGAACTCGCCACCACTGGCTTCTGAATGACTCTGGCTAGCCACTCGACCTGACAGCGCGGTGGTGACTGTTATACACCGCGGAATTTTAAATGAACTAAGGAGAGGGTCAGCTCAAAGATATACTGTAGCAGCCGGACCGTGTGACACGAACAAGCCAAGGTAGAGTTTTTTCTCGAAGTTCCACATCTTTCTTTTTAAAACGTGAACACttttaaaaacacaaataaaattcgaATTTCAAACCTTTTCAAAAAAGATAAACAAAAAATAGAAACCAGAAAagtattttgaatttgtgaacagttTTTTTAAAGGAACATTATTTAAATTCTGAACAAAATTGAAAGCCTAAACATTATCTGTAACTCCCCGAAcaattttttaatttgtgaacaaattttgaaaacgagaacattttttgaaattgtgaacaaaattttgaaaccacaaacatttttcgaaattgtaaacatttttggaatttgtgaacaaatttcaaaATGAGAATTTGTTTCAAAATTCTGAACgatatttgaaattttcaaaaaagattgacaagaaaaataaacttgaaaaagaaaaggagaaaaatttaaaagaaaacaaaaaacaaaaatattaAGAAATTCATGAACATTGTTTCGAAAGTATATAGAAAATaagagaacaatttttgaaatttctgaattttttttgaaaaaggaacattttttgaaattcccaaacaattttaaaatgtgaacattttttgaatgtagGAACATATTtgaaaataggaacattttttgGAATCCCCAAACAATTTTAAAATGCGAACAGTTTTTGaatatatgaacaaaatttgaaaacaggaacattttttggaaTCCCCAAACAATTTTAAAATGCGAACAGTTTATGAatgtatgaacaaaatttgaaaacaggaacattttttgaaattcccaaacaattttaaaatgtgaacattttttcaatgtaggaacaaaatttgaaaacatgagcATTTTTTAAAATTCCCAAACAATTTTAAAATGCTAACATTTTTTGAAtgtaggaacaaaatttgaaaacaggaacatttcttgAAATTCCCATACAATTTTAAaaggcgaacattttttgaatgtaggaacaaaatttgaaaacaggaacatttcttgAAATACCCAAACAATTttgaaatgcgaacattttttgaatgtaggaacaaaatttgaaaacaggaacattttttgaaattcccaaaCAATTTTAAAATGCGAGCATTTTTTGAATGTAGGAATaaaatttgaaaacaggaacagTTTTTTAAATTCCCAAACAAttttaaaatgcgaacattttttgaatgtaggaacaaaatttgaaaacagaaactttttcaaAAATTTGAACTTTTTTAGAATCTTGAATATTTGTggaaaaagaaaattaaattgaataaaaagaaaacagaaaaagaaaaacctgACCACAAAGAaatagaaagaaaataaagaaaagaaaaaaccatagaaaagaagaaaaaaaacggttcagggaaccttctagaaggttcccaaaaccggatggGGTAATGCCAACACGATCTactcaactgggccggcccagtcgtgtCGGTCGGCCGCTCGCCTGTGCATTGCCCCGGCAACTTGTCGCAATGAGCGGCAAATAGGAAATTCCGATTCCGAGCCCGGGAAAAACTCCTCCGGGGCCGTCGCCTGTGAATACGAGCAGAGAGTGAGTATACAGAGCTATGGGCCTATGGCCCAACCGTGGAGATGGAGCCGCAGATGCAGCGTTGTGTTTAGCTTTTGTTAGTACCATACCGCTTAGCCGGGTCAAGTAGGGCTAGTTTATAAGTCGCTCCCCGGGCAAGGTTAGCACCACACGGTAGGTGTGGTCAGCCCTTCATATTGATGAGTAATTGAGCATTTGTGgattgtggaagaagaagaagaagaaaaatggcagaaaaaGAAACAGATAATCGTTTGAACGATCTCACGCAGGCTGGCTTGGCATGCTTGCTCCCAGCCAAACACACCGATATATATGGTGTGCTCGCAAACTTTTTACACCATAAATTtaatcattcttcttcttcttctcatgagattttgatttttttttcttggTACAAATGAAGCTGCAGTGCATGTTCCTAATCCATGTTCCACTTGCAACTCTACTCATCCCTGACGTTGGGCCGGTCGCATCCCAGCCGTATGATGCGAGCTGTGCGGCCGTCCGATTTCACCCCGACGTCCAGCATACCTTGCGCCCTTCCCCTTTCTCGCCACCGCGATGCCGCTCCTCACCGGTGGCAGCACCGCGCCTCCTCGACGGCATTAGTCGTTGCACCTCACCGCCGGTCCCAACACCAAGAACGACTCGTCGCCATCGTCCGCCCAGACCACAGTGTTCGCCTGCAAAAAAATCCCagccaaaaaacaaaaaactccaTTAATTTGCCAGTAGCAGCAAAACACATGCAGGTTCCAGCAAAAAATATCCCTGCTTCCAACAAAAACATGTCGTTGCCGCCGGTGATAGCAAGGAAACGAGCTCGATGGTGTTGCTCACCCTCTGgttgcaacagtaatgtgatgacgacGGCGCTCGCCAGCGGAGCTGTTGGTAGCAAAAAAAATACACTGATTCCCAAAAAAAAGatactggttccagcaaaaaatggcGCAATCCAGCAAACCCCAAAAAATGGTAGTAGCAAAATTGGCTGCGGGTTCCAGAAAAAACACAAGCTGGTAGTAGCAAAAATAAAAATGCGATGATTTCCAGCAAAAACAGACATCAGATGTAGCAAAATTCCTCGCCGGTTCCAACATACACCGCAGCTGGTTGCAGCCAAAACGCGCCCCCTTATTACAGCAAAAAAAACCTATGGCCTGGGGGTGCCTCCTGTCGCAGCATCTGTGCAACATCTCATGGCCGTGGTTCCAGCTTTTTCCCTGGCTGGATCCAGCAAGTTTCGCCATGGTTCCAACACACCGCTGCTCAACTTGTGGATTGCAGCATGGCATGAGAGTTCTTTCACAGGGCGCAGCTGAAGTGTGCTTTGCGGTGGTTTCGCGGCAGCGCGGAGGAAGGGAGAGAAGAAACACGGCATGGGGAGGGGCGCGGCTGAAGGTTGGGGATGGAGTGCGTGCGGTAGGGAAAGAGATAAGGGGCGGTCTTCGTGGGTCCACCAAATACACGCGTCTCGCGCGGGGGACGGCTTGGGTGGGCGCACGGTCCAGCGTGGCACGCGTCCGACGGAAAATTCATACAGCGCGCCGTTCTCAAACGATTTCCAAAGCTTAACCTGTGGTATAGCATTTGCCTCACAAACTTACAAGGATGTCGCGATTTAAACACATACCCTCTCAAAAGGAAAAGGATAAACGAAGGCCACATCCCGTCCAGTGTTAAGAGGCAAAGTTAGAAATGCCGCAATAGTCTCCTCTTGCACACACTCTCACCCTGATAAGCTGAAACGAGATTAAGCCATGCATGGAGATGGAGGACGAGGCACTCAAACTTAAAAGCATTTCATTTTCGTCCCAAGATATCACAAACTGTTCAAACGATGGATGGTCACCGGGTCCGGCTCGGTCCGGGGGTGTCATCCGATATTGGTTGTGCCTGAAGGCCAGCTCCGATATTGGCCGTGGGTTTGCTTGGCATGGGGAGCTGCACGCCGGTGTTGGTTAGCATTGCCACAACTTCAGGCATGGCAGGCCTCTGCTCTGGCAAATGCTGCACGCAGAGAAGGCCAATATGGATGCACCTGGCTAGCACCGAAAAAGCCTCAGCTTCAGGTTCACCCACTTGCGGATCAAGAAGCTCCCCGATCTCGCATTGCTTCCATGATTCCCAGACCTGCAAAAGAAAGAAATGCACCATCATACAGCGTCGCGCTCATTTTTCGATATGGCCATGTTCGGAATGTGTGGAACATGTGTTGGGGTATTGCGTTGCCAGCTGAACCAAGATTACTCGTTTATAGTCAGCGGCACCCGTTTCAGTGAGAAGAAATTAGAAGACGTGTCcccgcaaaaaataaaataaaattagagaCGTGTACTTACTTGAGGAAGGAACGTTGGCTCGTCTTTTTTTCTTTTGCCACCGAGTATCTCCAGCAGGACGACTCCGAAGCTGTATACATCACACTTGTATGTCAGGGTCCCTTCCCCTGCATATTCTGGAGCCACATACCCCCTTCAtttagcaaaaaagaaaagaaatggaGTTAATTGAGGTCTCTCCTGGACGCAGTGAAACAGGAAAAGAAATATCCATAGCTGTTGCCAACTAGCTAGACTTGAATTTGGAACAACTAATAGATGAGGATTTGAGATTTCAAACGTACGCTGTCTGCACCAATGTCTGATTTGTCGGGTCCTCAATTAACGGCTTAGCAGTGCCAAAGTCTGCTATCTTAGGTTCCAATGTGTCATTCAGAAGTATATTGCCTGGTTTTAGATCCCTGTGAATGACTCCCTCGCCGTGAAGCCATTCCAGACCTACGGCGATCCCACGAATTATCTTTACTCTTTGCGCCCAATTCAGCAAGGAGCGGAGGCTGCTATCTTCTCCTGACAGTTGCTAATAGGCGTGTGAGGCATAAAAACAGATAGGAATAGCAAGTTGTGTCTTACGCGTTTCTACATGTAATGCATGATAAATTAGATGGAATGCAATGCAGTGATTACCAAATATGTAGAGATTCAAACTTCTGTTCCTCATGAACTCGTAGACAAGTATGCACTCAGCTTTTTCTTGGCAATAACAGAGAAGCTTAACAAGATTGGCATGTGTGAACCTTGACATCAGTACTATTTCCCTTGCATAATCCCCCTTGATTTTCTCGCTAAGACTATCTTGTTTGAGCCTTTTTACAGCAACCGTTCCATAACCATCTAGCTCCCCCTGGTGATTGTACAATGAAGTGTTATGATGTAGATTCCACGGATATACTGAAGGGTGCAGTTGGGATGACTGAAACTCTGAATTCAAACTCTTTGTGTGTACTGTGTAGTCAATGCGTGACAAGTTGTCAGTTCATACTATGTACAAGAAATAATTAACACCTTGTAGATGACACTAAATCCGCCTTTGCCAATGATATTTGCTTCGGAGAAATTTCCTGTAGCCTGTACTACAGCAGGAAGACCAACTGCAGGGAAGGACGTCGTGAGTAACGCAAGATTCGGAGGATGACTATCAGGAGCGACATTGTCtacaacccttgaagcattgtctaaAACCCTTGGAGGATTGTCTACTGCAAAAAAAATTGGCTTGTCAGGTTGTTTCTATCCTTCTTCGCAATGCTACAACCAATGTGTCTATATAGTTGAGATTTTACCTAATATTCTTTCTCTGCTCCATCGTCTCCTCCAGGGGGAAAACCAGAAAGCAACGAGAGCCAGAATAATAATGACCAGGGGCACTGTTACACCAATAACAATCCCAGTAGGAAACGACTTGGGTGGCTGCGGTTCACCTGTGACAGTTCTGCATTATTGCTTCGGCGAAAATGTGCTGCATTATATTGCGCATGTAGGTAAGAACAATCCAGCAAACGGCAAGACCAGAGAGGAGGGTAAACCAGATTTAATCATGCACATTGTTAGTGGAGGTATGTGTCAGTTCAGTTTGTGCAACAACCTATCTAGTGCGGTATGGGGCATGATACGAAACTTGAACCTCGAAATGTGTACCGGGGTGGAGGGAGTACCATTTATGGCATGTTTACTTGCTTTTAACTGCTTCTGTAAAACTACTCCTTTTACTTATTACACAAATTGTCACCCCCAAAATGAAAGTTATATGTTTTCTCATACTACTTGTGTGATGTTCAGGTTTATATATGTTCCACACACCTCAAATATACCTTGTTTATATTCGCTTGTATGATTCACACTGAACCTGTCGTTTTCCTCATTTCCTATACGGAATGAAGCGTTTCATGGGTCAATTGTTTATATAAAAAAAAAGAGACCAGAAGGAACTAGCCCGTATGGAAATTTATAGAGAAGAAACAACCAGGCACACACCctgcggagcctggggctcgaacgCGGGTGGTGGGCTGGGCGCGCACCCAGCCGCACGCCACTAGCAAACTCGTCAACGCTCATTAGGTCTGTTGTCTATGAAAACAGCATCATGCAAGTTCAAAATTACCGCCGATCCATGCTTAACATCTTTAGAATTGACAGCCTTagttgctacagtacacaccaaatTAAATATATTAAGTTAAATGCTGGAGTTCTATATGATCTTTATTTAAAATTAATATCTCCAATTTCAAAGCTAGATGGGTGGAGATCATACGTGGGGAAGGAGGTGACATCCATGTTGTGCACTTGTGCTTCTCAAGAGCACCCCTAAGTTAGCAGCACCCGGAATCTTATTTGAAAGAGAGTGGACTTTCTAAACCTTGAACGGAAAGGTAAACGAGACAACTTTTTTGAGAAACCGAGCCAAAGACTGCCTTTTTGAGGAAGCGAACTACATGGTTGGCTTTTGTAAGGGCAACAAACCAAATAAATGGCATTGCTAATTGTCTTAAAGGTAAAACAATACCTCTGCAAAAAAAGGTGTAGTAGGTTACCTAATTCTGTCTTGGCTAATCTCAGATACAGGCTTTGCCCCCCATCTACAAGCCGGAGGTCCATGAGGTCCTCTCTCCAGATGATGCAGCCTGTTCCAGTGCCTCCTCCTTTGAGATCCAATGGAGCATACGCCAGACAAGAACAGTTGGCCAGGCACCTCGTCCTGCACTCCTCCAACGTGATGCTAGCATCCACTGATGCGTTGTGCGTATCAGGAAGCTTCACTCCCTGCATCACAACAAAACCATCCGTGGTGGATATTCCATTACCACAGTCCAATGTCACATTTCGGCGGCAACCGTTGGAGGTGTCCCTCATCTTCCATTGCATGGGAGATGCTGGGCTGAACCCCCTGACGCAGCTGCAGAACGACGTCGACGGTGCACTGGCGTTGCACAGTCCAAATGCCCCACACCTGCCGTACTGGTCGCAGATATCCCTCGGCCCTTGGAAGAAGATCTTCCATGCTCGACTGCTCGTGTCCCATACCTGTCATGTGGGGCACGTCTTACAGACGTGGGCCGCGCGGCCAGGAGCAGCCGACGGCCGCATCAGGCAAGGCGCAGGCTGGACAGGAGTCCTGATCCGGACACATTAGTTCCTAGACTAGTTTATTTcgtataggtttctagtttgttattagcccatggggcctttatatatcagatagttagcaccctttagggataagcaataaagttatttccttctatcttcccctcccgcatcatagagcagccaggcaaaaaccctagcgctcctatccaccgcgactacgaactacgtagtcgaggtcctgctgtcttgggcaccgaggcccttgacaacttggtatcaggttccaggcgatcctcctcctcgtccacgcTCCATCCGCCGGCCGCTTTCCCCCCTGTGTCCGCGCCCAGCTCCCCGACATCGCCACAATCCGCTGCCGCCTCGGTCACTTCCGGCATGGCAGAACCGACCACCGCGGATCTGGCTAAGATGATCGAGGCCTTGACGGCCACGGTGATGTCCCTGCAGTCGTCCGTCACCGCACTCCAGAAGGACAAGTCCTCCTCTTCGTCCAGCGCTGCCGCCGCCCATGATGGGCAGCACCACAATGATCGGCCGCCCAGGTTCCAGAAGATGGACTTCCCCAAGTTCGACGGCAAGTCTGATCCGCTCGCCTTCATCAACAGATGCGAGTCCTTTTTCCATCAACAACGGATCGCCGAGGAGGAGAAGGTGTGGATGGCGTCCTACAATCTCGAGGGTCCTGCCCAACTATGGTATATGCAGGTCCAGCGCGACGAGGGCACACCTCCGTGGCGCCGCTTCTCCGAGCTGCTCAATCTCCGCTTCGGGCCACCGCTGCGCGCTAACCCGCTGGGCGAACTAATGGCGTGCAAACGCACGACGTCCGTCGTCgacttccaggagcggtttgaggcaCTCCTTCCCCGGGCAGGCACCTTATCCGAGACACAGAAAGTGCAGATCTTCACCGCGGGACTCCAGCCACCCCTCAGCCTCGACGTGGAGATCCATAACCCACAGTCCCTCGCCGTCGCCATGAGCCTCGCCCGCAAATTGGAGCTGCGCGACCAGTGCGCGCTTTCCGCCGCGCCACCGGTGCGTTTTCCACAGAAGGGCATCCTGCCGACACCAGGACCACGCCTCGCGCCCCCCGCTCCGGCCCCACCAGCCGCACCTCAGCAGGGCCACAATCTGCCGGACGGACGCCCAATCAAGCGTCTCTCCCAGACAGAGATGGAGGAACGCCGTCGCCTGGGCCTTTGCTTCAACTGTAACGAGAAGTTTGGCAGGGGCCACAACCGCGTGTGCCAGCGCATCTTTCTCCTCGACTtagcgccggacgacgacgacgacgacgcggcctccGCCACTGATGATGCATAGCGGGCCGACCCTCAAATCTCGCTCCACGCGATCGCCGGCGTGCGCACGAGTGAAACCATGCAGATGCAGATTACTCTCGGAGGTGTCTCCCTCCTCGCCCTGATCGATTCAGGCTCCACCCACAACTTCATCGCCGAAGAGGCGGCCGCTCGTGCTACGTTACCGCCCCCCACCACAGAGAAGATGCGCGTCACGGTGGCCAACGGCGAGCGCGTTCCGTGCCAGGGCGCGTACCGCGTCGTGCCCTTCCGCATCGGCCACGAGGAGTTCGCGGAGGATTTCCTCGCCTTGCCGCTCGCGGGCTACGACATCGTCCTGGGCACGCAGTGGCTGGCGTCGCTCGGACCGATCCTGTGGGATTTCCGAGCCCTCTCCATGACATTCTGGCGGCGGGGCCATCGGGTGTGCTGGCACGGCATTGCAGGACCGGACGGGCCAGCCCTAAAATCATGCAGCGGCCGCGACTTCCTGGACGCCATCATCACCGAGTTCGACGGCATCTTCGCCGACCCCTCCGGCGTGCCACCGCCCCGCAGCCGCGATCACAGCATCACCCTGCTACCTGGTTCCGCCCCGGTGGCCGTCCGTCCGTATCGATACCCGGCCGCGCACAAGGACGAGCTGGAGCGTCAGTGCGCCGCCATGCTCGCCCAAGGTATTATCCGTGCGAGTTGTTCCGCATTCTCGTCCCCGGTACTGCTGGTCCGCAAGGCCGACGGGTCCTGGCGCTTCTGCATCGATTATCGCGCCCTGAACGCCATTACTGTCAAGAATGCGTTCCCGAttccggtggtggacgaactcctcgacgagctacggcacgctcgtttcttcaccaagctcgatttACGTTCCGGCTACCACCAGGTGCGGATGCGTGCGGAGGACATCCCGAAGACAGCTTTCCGTACTCATGACGGCCTCTACGAGTTTCTGGTGATGCCGTTCGGACTCTGCAACGCGCCGGCCACGTTCCAGGCCCTCATGAATGATCTGCTGCGGCCATACCTGCGCCGTTTTGTTCTCGTCTTCTTTGACGACATCCTCATTTTCAGCGAGACATGGGCTGACCATCTCCGACATGTGCGCACCGTCTTCACGGTCCTGCACCAGCACCGGCTCTTCGTCAAGCGCTCCAAATGCGCGTTCGCCGTTGAATCAATCGCATACCTGGGTCACACCATCTCCGCTGCAGGCGTGGCTATGGATCCGGAAAAGGTGCAGGCAGTGGCGGACTG is a window of Triticum dicoccoides isolate Atlit2015 ecotype Zavitan chromosome 2B, WEW_v2.0, whole genome shotgun sequence DNA encoding:
- the LOC119365864 gene encoding receptor-like serine/threonine-protein kinase SD1-8, whose amino-acid sequence is MWSKNEPHLQSLLLIVVPFLLVSTASAANPVSDILDKGRNITDGETLVSAGGSFTLGFFPPGVLGKRYLGIWFSVDEDAICWVANRDHPLTDAHGALVISDTGSLLLIDSSGQVVWSSNTTGTASTTVQLLESGNLVSRDGNASGAITWQSFDHPSNTLLPGMKIGKNLWTGEEWYLTSWRSADDPATGNFRYITDTEGVPQNVMLDGGKRIYRTGPWNGLWFSGVTEMGTYSDMFIYRLTSSPSEITYGYVAKAGTPFSRLVLTDDGLFRRLVWDTSSRAWKIFFQGPRDICDQYGRCGAFGLCNASAPSTSFCSCVRGFSPASPMQWKMRDTSNGCRRNVTLDCGNGISTTDGFVVMQGVKLPDTHNASVDASITLEECRTRCLANCSCLAYAPLDLKGGGTGTGCIIWREDLMDLRLVDGGQSLYLRLAKTELGEPQPPKSFPTGIVIGVTVPLVIIILALVAFWFSPWRRRWSRERILVDNPPRVLDNASRVVDNVAPDSHPPNLALLTTSFPAVGLPAVVQATGNFSEANIIGKGGFSVIYKGELDGYGTVAVKRLKQDSLSEKIKGDYAREIVLMSRFTHANLVKLLCYCQEKAECILVYEFMRNRSLNLYIFGEDSSLRSLLNWAQRVKIIRGIAVGLEWLHGEGVIHRDLKPGNILLNDTLEPKIADFGTAKPLIEDPTNQTLVQTAGYVAPEYAGEGTLTYKCDVYSFGVVLLEILGGKRKKDEPTFLPQVWESWKQCEIGELLDPQVGEPEAEAFSVLARCIHIGLLCVQHLPEQRPAMPEVVAMLTNTGVQLPMPSKPTANIGAGLQAQPISDDTPGPSRTR